The Nitrospira sp. sequence GATTGATCTAACTGTCGAAGTGTCGAGGTGCACGTCGTCATGATCAAAGTCATCGTTGCAGGTGCGGCCGGCCGAATGGGCTGCCGCCTCGTGTCGCTGATCAAAGACTCCACTGCTTTGATGCTGGCAGGAGCTTTAGAAGGAAAAACTCATCCGGCACTGGGAGAGGATGCAGGTGAAACCGCCGGAGCAGGACGTGCCGACGTTCCCATCACAGACGATCTCTCCGCTTTGATGGAACGAGGAGAAGTTGTGATCGACTTTTCCGCACCCGAAGCGACTCTTGAACACATGCGGACGATCGTCCGCCATCGGCGTGCAATGGTGATCGGAACGACCGGCTTCTCAACGACTCAGCTCGAAGAGTTGAAGTCCTTAGCCCAGCAGATACCGTGTGTGTTTTCTCCGAATATGAGTGTCGGGATCAACCTGATCTACAAAGTCATTGCCGAAATGGCCAGAACTCTCGGCGACGATTATGACATTGAAGTTATCGAAGCTCATCATCGGCTGAAGAAAGACGCACCGAGTGGCACAGCTCTGAAAATCGCCGAAGTTCTCGCGCGTTCCGTGAACCGCGACTTGAACCAAGTTGGCGTCTACGCTCGTAAGGGGTTGGTCGGCGAGCGAGCCAAGGGAGAAATTGGTGTGCAAACTATTCGCGCCGGCGATATCGTCGGCGATCATACCGTGCTGTTCGGCGGCATGGGCGAGCGAATCGAAGTTACCCACCGAGCCAGCAGTCGCGACACATTCGCTCAAGGAGCTCTCCGTGCCGCGAGATGGGTTGTCCGTCAGCCGCCCGGCTTGTACGACATGATGGATGTCTTGAGCCTTCGTTGACCAGCTTCAGCCTTATATCTCATCATCTGAACAGCCGGTCGTTTGTTCTGCAACATTCCTCTCGTCTTAGGGTTTCACTGCCGTTGAAGGTAGCGAAAACAGTGACGAGTCTTCCTTCGTGAATATAGTGATTACCCGCGTGGGCTGGAAGCTGTTCCGGTCATGAGCGACCTGCAGCCCGCCGGCTGGTCAAACAGTGAGGATTTGGGGTTCGACAGGAAGGATTAATGTCGCGCCGTGATCGGCCGAGGTTCCTGATCCGCTGCTTTCCGACGACCACAATTTAGACAGGCAAATACGGTGATCGCCAGTCCGGCGTCCAAATCGACTGCTCGTTCCGGTAACATCGCGCCATGGCATTTGTCACAAGTTTTCATGGGCGCACTTTAA is a genomic window containing:
- the dapB gene encoding 4-hydroxy-tetrahydrodipicolinate reductase, which translates into the protein MIKVIVAGAAGRMGCRLVSLIKDSTALMLAGALEGKTHPALGEDAGETAGAGRADVPITDDLSALMERGEVVIDFSAPEATLEHMRTIVRHRRAMVIGTTGFSTTQLEELKSLAQQIPCVFSPNMSVGINLIYKVIAEMARTLGDDYDIEVIEAHHRLKKDAPSGTALKIAEVLARSVNRDLNQVGVYARKGLVGERAKGEIGVQTIRAGDIVGDHTVLFGGMGERIEVTHRASSRDTFAQGALRAARWVVRQPPGLYDMMDVLSLR